A single window of Vigna unguiculata cultivar IT97K-499-35 chromosome 1, ASM411807v1, whole genome shotgun sequence DNA harbors:
- the LOC114186551 gene encoding mitochondrial intermediate peptidase, mitochondrial isoform X2, whose product MNGAMWRVVSRGTSLIFHSKKRSALSVPVRAFSAPTGLYGFPHLKTAKGFQSFVDEAIQRSGELISYICRKQPAAEVMRAMDEISDTYLNTNHDLYDAIKKAEQECHMLSEEAKRGVRNLRVDFERGGINLCSGKLDRVNTLNIEISQLCREYNENIVMDPGTVDIYPSSRIPRNLHYLVKPIHRSVSLITKDLSGSRSTLKEKGFRITTDPQTLSSVLQFSSDDEVRKMVYIRGNSVPHANVDVLKRLISARHELAQIMGCSSYAEFSIKPNMALSPKVVMSFLLEMSKMVKPKTREEHKLLTKFKREKCGQSDGDLRPWDETYYMTMMKSSAYKLDASVVGSYFSLSNCIEGLKVLVQSLFGATFHSIPLAPDESWDSHVLKLSLHHPEEGDLGYLYLDLYSRKGKYPGCAHFAIKGGRRISQTEYQLPIVALVCNFSGSQNPSAVRLSHWEVETLFHEFGHALHSLLSRTDYQHFSGTRAVLDFAEIPSNLFEYYAWDYRVLRKFARHYSTGEEIPQKLVESMQGARDMFAATELQRQIFYALVDQTLFGEQPLPHGDISSVVAELKREHTNYGHVEGTHWETRFSHLLNYGAGYYSYLYAKCFAATIWKKLCEEDPLSSTTGLALRTKFLQHGGAREPDALLNDLLGDGIYRYQDGGIMPDISCLCDEMKLVEEYPRQVHLL is encoded by the exons ATGAACGGTGCGATGTGGAGAGTGGTGAGCAGAGGTACTTCGTTGATTTTCCATTCGAAGAAACGGAGTGCTCTCTCCGTCCCTGTTCGTGCGTTTTCTGCTCCTACTGGTCTCTATGGCTTCCCTCATTTGAAGACCGCAAAAGGCTTTCAATCCTTCGTCGACGAAGCCATTCAAAG GTCTGGAGAACTCATCAGTTACATTTGTAGGAAACAGCCAGCTGCTGAAGTGATGCGAGCAATGGATGAGATTTCTGACACT TATCTGAACACAAATCATGATCTATATGACGCAATTAAGAAAGCCGAGCAAGAATGTCATATGCTTTCTGAGGAAGCTAAGAGGGGAGTTAGAAACTTACGTGTTGACTTTGAAAGGGGTGGAATTAATCTCTGCTCTG GGAAATTAGATCGAGTGAACACGCTAAATATTGAAATTTCTCAGCTATGCCGAGA GTACAACGAGAATATTGTCATGGACCCAGGAACTGTTGATATATATCCTTCTTCTCGCATCCCCAGGAATTTGCATTATCTTGTAAAGCCTATACATCGGTCAGTATCATTAATAACCAAGGATTTATCAGGGTCCAGGAGCACCCTTAAAGAGAAAGGATTTCGGATTACAACGGACCCACAAACTCTTTCTTCTGTACTACAATTTTCATCTGATGATGAG GTTAGGAAAATGGTATATATACGAGGAAATTCTGTTCCACATGCAAATGTTGATGTCCTTAAAAGGCTTATATCTGCACGACATGAGCTAGCTCAG ATAATGGGGTGTAGTTCTTATGCTGAATTTTCTATTAAGCCTAACATGGCTTTATCACCAAAAGTTGTAATGTCATTTTTACTCGAAATGAGCAAGATGGTCAAGCCTAAGACTAGAGAG GAGCATAAGTTACTCACGAAATTCAAGAGAGAAAAATGTGGTCAAAGTGATGGAGATTTAAGGCCATGGGATGAGACCTATTACATGACAATGATGAAGTCCTCTGCTTATAAATTGGATGCTTCG GTTGTAGgttcatatttttctctctcgAACTGTATTGAGGGTTTGAAGGTGCTGGTGCAGTCATTGTTTGGTGCAACCTTTCATAGCATCCCTCTAGCACCTGATGAATCTTGGGATTCCCATGTGCTTAAACTATCTCTTCATCATCCCGAAGAG GGTGACTTGGGATATTTGTACCTCGATTTATACTCAAGAAAGGGAAAGTATCCTGGTTGTGCTCACTTTGCAATAAAAGGGGGTCGCAGAATTTCTCAGACAGAATACCAGCTTCCA ATTGTAGCTCTTGTTTGTAACTTTTCGGGATCTCAAAATCCGTCAGCTGTAAGGCTCAGTCATTGGGAAGTAGAAACTCTATTTCATGAGTTTGGACATGCTCTTCATTCTTTGCTTTCAAGAACG GACTACCAGCACTTTTCAGGCACCAGAGCGGTTCTGGATTTTGCTGAAATACCATCCAACCTGTTTGA ATACTATGCATGGGATTATCGAGTTTTGAGAAAATTTGCTAGACACTATTCAACTGGCGAAGAAATTCCTCAGAAGTTGGTTGAGTCAATGCAGGGTGCCAGAGATATGTTTGCTGCAACTGAACTGCAGCGTCag ATCTTCTATGCTCTTGTTGACCAGACACTTTTTGGAGAGCAGCCACTCCCTCATGGTGACATTAGTTCTGTTGTCGCCGAACTGAAAAGAGAGCACACCAATTATGGACATGTGGAAGGCACACATTGGGAGACCCGATTCAGTCATCTTCTTAATTATGGTGCAG GTTATTATAGCTATTTGTATGCTAAGTGTTTTGCTGCAACCATATGGAAGAAACTGTGCGAGGAAGATCCACTTTCATCAACTACAGGATTGGCTTTAAGAACAAAATTCTTACAGCATGGAGGAGCCAGAGAACCAGATGCATTGTTAAATGATCTACTGGGAGATGGAATATACAGGTATCAAGATGGAGGGATAATGCCTGATATTTCATGTCTTTGTGATGAAATGAAGCTGGTTGAGGAATATCCTAGGCAGGTCCATTTGTTGTGA
- the LOC114186551 gene encoding mitochondrial intermediate peptidase, mitochondrial isoform X1, with product MNGAMWRVVSRGTSLIFHSKKRSALSVPVRAFSAPTGLYGFPHLKTAKGFQSFVDEAIQRSGELISYICRKQPAAEVMRAMDEISDTVCSVVDSAELCRHTHPDREFVEEASKASMRINEYLHYLNTNHDLYDAIKKAEQECHMLSEEAKRGVRNLRVDFERGGINLCSGKLDRVNTLNIEISQLCREYNENIVMDPGTVDIYPSSRIPRNLHYLVKPIHRSVSLITKDLSGSRSTLKEKGFRITTDPQTLSSVLQFSSDDEVRKMVYIRGNSVPHANVDVLKRLISARHELAQIMGCSSYAEFSIKPNMALSPKVVMSFLLEMSKMVKPKTREEHKLLTKFKREKCGQSDGDLRPWDETYYMTMMKSSAYKLDASVVGSYFSLSNCIEGLKVLVQSLFGATFHSIPLAPDESWDSHVLKLSLHHPEEGDLGYLYLDLYSRKGKYPGCAHFAIKGGRRISQTEYQLPIVALVCNFSGSQNPSAVRLSHWEVETLFHEFGHALHSLLSRTDYQHFSGTRAVLDFAEIPSNLFEYYAWDYRVLRKFARHYSTGEEIPQKLVESMQGARDMFAATELQRQIFYALVDQTLFGEQPLPHGDISSVVAELKREHTNYGHVEGTHWETRFSHLLNYGAGYYSYLYAKCFAATIWKKLCEEDPLSSTTGLALRTKFLQHGGAREPDALLNDLLGDGIYRYQDGGIMPDISCLCDEMKLVEEYPRQVHLL from the exons ATGAACGGTGCGATGTGGAGAGTGGTGAGCAGAGGTACTTCGTTGATTTTCCATTCGAAGAAACGGAGTGCTCTCTCCGTCCCTGTTCGTGCGTTTTCTGCTCCTACTGGTCTCTATGGCTTCCCTCATTTGAAGACCGCAAAAGGCTTTCAATCCTTCGTCGACGAAGCCATTCAAAG GTCTGGAGAACTCATCAGTTACATTTGTAGGAAACAGCCAGCTGCTGAAGTGATGCGAGCAATGGATGAGATTTCTGACACT GTATGCTCTGTTGTTGACTCTGCTGAATTGTGTAGGCATACCCACCCTGACAG AGAGTTTGTTGAGGAGGCCAGCAAGGCATCGATGAGAATTAATGAATATCTACAT TATCTGAACACAAATCATGATCTATATGACGCAATTAAGAAAGCCGAGCAAGAATGTCATATGCTTTCTGAGGAAGCTAAGAGGGGAGTTAGAAACTTACGTGTTGACTTTGAAAGGGGTGGAATTAATCTCTGCTCTG GGAAATTAGATCGAGTGAACACGCTAAATATTGAAATTTCTCAGCTATGCCGAGA GTACAACGAGAATATTGTCATGGACCCAGGAACTGTTGATATATATCCTTCTTCTCGCATCCCCAGGAATTTGCATTATCTTGTAAAGCCTATACATCGGTCAGTATCATTAATAACCAAGGATTTATCAGGGTCCAGGAGCACCCTTAAAGAGAAAGGATTTCGGATTACAACGGACCCACAAACTCTTTCTTCTGTACTACAATTTTCATCTGATGATGAG GTTAGGAAAATGGTATATATACGAGGAAATTCTGTTCCACATGCAAATGTTGATGTCCTTAAAAGGCTTATATCTGCACGACATGAGCTAGCTCAG ATAATGGGGTGTAGTTCTTATGCTGAATTTTCTATTAAGCCTAACATGGCTTTATCACCAAAAGTTGTAATGTCATTTTTACTCGAAATGAGCAAGATGGTCAAGCCTAAGACTAGAGAG GAGCATAAGTTACTCACGAAATTCAAGAGAGAAAAATGTGGTCAAAGTGATGGAGATTTAAGGCCATGGGATGAGACCTATTACATGACAATGATGAAGTCCTCTGCTTATAAATTGGATGCTTCG GTTGTAGgttcatatttttctctctcgAACTGTATTGAGGGTTTGAAGGTGCTGGTGCAGTCATTGTTTGGTGCAACCTTTCATAGCATCCCTCTAGCACCTGATGAATCTTGGGATTCCCATGTGCTTAAACTATCTCTTCATCATCCCGAAGAG GGTGACTTGGGATATTTGTACCTCGATTTATACTCAAGAAAGGGAAAGTATCCTGGTTGTGCTCACTTTGCAATAAAAGGGGGTCGCAGAATTTCTCAGACAGAATACCAGCTTCCA ATTGTAGCTCTTGTTTGTAACTTTTCGGGATCTCAAAATCCGTCAGCTGTAAGGCTCAGTCATTGGGAAGTAGAAACTCTATTTCATGAGTTTGGACATGCTCTTCATTCTTTGCTTTCAAGAACG GACTACCAGCACTTTTCAGGCACCAGAGCGGTTCTGGATTTTGCTGAAATACCATCCAACCTGTTTGA ATACTATGCATGGGATTATCGAGTTTTGAGAAAATTTGCTAGACACTATTCAACTGGCGAAGAAATTCCTCAGAAGTTGGTTGAGTCAATGCAGGGTGCCAGAGATATGTTTGCTGCAACTGAACTGCAGCGTCag ATCTTCTATGCTCTTGTTGACCAGACACTTTTTGGAGAGCAGCCACTCCCTCATGGTGACATTAGTTCTGTTGTCGCCGAACTGAAAAGAGAGCACACCAATTATGGACATGTGGAAGGCACACATTGGGAGACCCGATTCAGTCATCTTCTTAATTATGGTGCAG GTTATTATAGCTATTTGTATGCTAAGTGTTTTGCTGCAACCATATGGAAGAAACTGTGCGAGGAAGATCCACTTTCATCAACTACAGGATTGGCTTTAAGAACAAAATTCTTACAGCATGGAGGAGCCAGAGAACCAGATGCATTGTTAAATGATCTACTGGGAGATGGAATATACAGGTATCAAGATGGAGGGATAATGCCTGATATTTCATGTCTTTGTGATGAAATGAAGCTGGTTGAGGAATATCCTAGGCAGGTCCATTTGTTGTGA
- the LOC114181662 gene encoding uncharacterized protein LOC114181662 has protein sequence MTKGFPSTTLGLVLLRFGEAPWEEGLSVINDFRGGETKDFESAAMKWFCFFVLHTFGPGPGQMFWAQWHERCDVESGEQRHFVDFPFEETECSLRPCSCVFCSYRSLWLPSFEDRKRLSILRRRSHSKPAAEVMRAMDEISDTVCSVVDSAELCRHTHPDRFSSCYHYYYYY, from the exons ATGACGAAGGGTTTTCCATCAACCACATTGGGATTGGTTCTACTGCGATTTGGTGAAGCACCGTGGGAGGAAGGATTGAGTGTGATCAACGACTTTCGTGGAGGTGAGACAAAGGATTTTGAATCTGCAGCGATGAAGTGGTTTTG tttttttgttttgcatACTTTCGGTCCGGGTCCGGGTCAGATGTTTTGGGCTCAGTGG CATGAACGGTGTGATGTGGAGAGTGGTGAGCAGAGGCACTTCGTTGATTTTCCATTCGAAGAAACGGAGTGCTCTCTCCGTCCCTGTTCGTGCGTTTTCTGCTCCTACCGGTCTCTATGGCTTCCCTCATTTGAAGACCGCAAAAGGCTTTCAATCCTTCGTCGACGAAGCCATTCAAAG CCAGCTGCTGAAGTGATGCGAGCAATGGATGAGATTTCTGACACT GTATGCTCTGTTGTTGACTCTGCTGAATTGTGTAGGCATACCCACCCTGACAGGTTCTCTTCTTgttaccattattattattattattag
- the LOC114186551 gene encoding mitochondrial intermediate peptidase, mitochondrial isoform X3 encodes MRFLTLEFVEEASKASMRINEYLHYLNTNHDLYDAIKKAEQECHMLSEEAKRGVRNLRVDFERGGINLCSGKLDRVNTLNIEISQLCREYNENIVMDPGTVDIYPSSRIPRNLHYLVKPIHRSVSLITKDLSGSRSTLKEKGFRITTDPQTLSSVLQFSSDDEVRKMVYIRGNSVPHANVDVLKRLISARHELAQIMGCSSYAEFSIKPNMALSPKVVMSFLLEMSKMVKPKTREEHKLLTKFKREKCGQSDGDLRPWDETYYMTMMKSSAYKLDASVVGSYFSLSNCIEGLKVLVQSLFGATFHSIPLAPDESWDSHVLKLSLHHPEEGDLGYLYLDLYSRKGKYPGCAHFAIKGGRRISQTEYQLPIVALVCNFSGSQNPSAVRLSHWEVETLFHEFGHALHSLLSRTDYQHFSGTRAVLDFAEIPSNLFEYYAWDYRVLRKFARHYSTGEEIPQKLVESMQGARDMFAATELQRQIFYALVDQTLFGEQPLPHGDISSVVAELKREHTNYGHVEGTHWETRFSHLLNYGAGYYSYLYAKCFAATIWKKLCEEDPLSSTTGLALRTKFLQHGGAREPDALLNDLLGDGIYRYQDGGIMPDISCLCDEMKLVEEYPRQVHLL; translated from the exons ATGAGATTTCTGACACT AGAGTTTGTTGAGGAGGCCAGCAAGGCATCGATGAGAATTAATGAATATCTACAT TATCTGAACACAAATCATGATCTATATGACGCAATTAAGAAAGCCGAGCAAGAATGTCATATGCTTTCTGAGGAAGCTAAGAGGGGAGTTAGAAACTTACGTGTTGACTTTGAAAGGGGTGGAATTAATCTCTGCTCTG GGAAATTAGATCGAGTGAACACGCTAAATATTGAAATTTCTCAGCTATGCCGAGA GTACAACGAGAATATTGTCATGGACCCAGGAACTGTTGATATATATCCTTCTTCTCGCATCCCCAGGAATTTGCATTATCTTGTAAAGCCTATACATCGGTCAGTATCATTAATAACCAAGGATTTATCAGGGTCCAGGAGCACCCTTAAAGAGAAAGGATTTCGGATTACAACGGACCCACAAACTCTTTCTTCTGTACTACAATTTTCATCTGATGATGAG GTTAGGAAAATGGTATATATACGAGGAAATTCTGTTCCACATGCAAATGTTGATGTCCTTAAAAGGCTTATATCTGCACGACATGAGCTAGCTCAG ATAATGGGGTGTAGTTCTTATGCTGAATTTTCTATTAAGCCTAACATGGCTTTATCACCAAAAGTTGTAATGTCATTTTTACTCGAAATGAGCAAGATGGTCAAGCCTAAGACTAGAGAG GAGCATAAGTTACTCACGAAATTCAAGAGAGAAAAATGTGGTCAAAGTGATGGAGATTTAAGGCCATGGGATGAGACCTATTACATGACAATGATGAAGTCCTCTGCTTATAAATTGGATGCTTCG GTTGTAGgttcatatttttctctctcgAACTGTATTGAGGGTTTGAAGGTGCTGGTGCAGTCATTGTTTGGTGCAACCTTTCATAGCATCCCTCTAGCACCTGATGAATCTTGGGATTCCCATGTGCTTAAACTATCTCTTCATCATCCCGAAGAG GGTGACTTGGGATATTTGTACCTCGATTTATACTCAAGAAAGGGAAAGTATCCTGGTTGTGCTCACTTTGCAATAAAAGGGGGTCGCAGAATTTCTCAGACAGAATACCAGCTTCCA ATTGTAGCTCTTGTTTGTAACTTTTCGGGATCTCAAAATCCGTCAGCTGTAAGGCTCAGTCATTGGGAAGTAGAAACTCTATTTCATGAGTTTGGACATGCTCTTCATTCTTTGCTTTCAAGAACG GACTACCAGCACTTTTCAGGCACCAGAGCGGTTCTGGATTTTGCTGAAATACCATCCAACCTGTTTGA ATACTATGCATGGGATTATCGAGTTTTGAGAAAATTTGCTAGACACTATTCAACTGGCGAAGAAATTCCTCAGAAGTTGGTTGAGTCAATGCAGGGTGCCAGAGATATGTTTGCTGCAACTGAACTGCAGCGTCag ATCTTCTATGCTCTTGTTGACCAGACACTTTTTGGAGAGCAGCCACTCCCTCATGGTGACATTAGTTCTGTTGTCGCCGAACTGAAAAGAGAGCACACCAATTATGGACATGTGGAAGGCACACATTGGGAGACCCGATTCAGTCATCTTCTTAATTATGGTGCAG GTTATTATAGCTATTTGTATGCTAAGTGTTTTGCTGCAACCATATGGAAGAAACTGTGCGAGGAAGATCCACTTTCATCAACTACAGGATTGGCTTTAAGAACAAAATTCTTACAGCATGGAGGAGCCAGAGAACCAGATGCATTGTTAAATGATCTACTGGGAGATGGAATATACAGGTATCAAGATGGAGGGATAATGCCTGATATTTCATGTCTTTGTGATGAAATGAAGCTGGTTGAGGAATATCCTAGGCAGGTCCATTTGTTGTGA
- the LOC114186551 gene encoding mitochondrial intermediate peptidase, mitochondrial isoform X4, with amino-acid sequence MLSEEAKRGVRNLRVDFERGGINLCSGKLDRVNTLNIEISQLCREYNENIVMDPGTVDIYPSSRIPRNLHYLVKPIHRSVSLITKDLSGSRSTLKEKGFRITTDPQTLSSVLQFSSDDEVRKMVYIRGNSVPHANVDVLKRLISARHELAQIMGCSSYAEFSIKPNMALSPKVVMSFLLEMSKMVKPKTREEHKLLTKFKREKCGQSDGDLRPWDETYYMTMMKSSAYKLDASVVGSYFSLSNCIEGLKVLVQSLFGATFHSIPLAPDESWDSHVLKLSLHHPEEGDLGYLYLDLYSRKGKYPGCAHFAIKGGRRISQTEYQLPIVALVCNFSGSQNPSAVRLSHWEVETLFHEFGHALHSLLSRTDYQHFSGTRAVLDFAEIPSNLFEYYAWDYRVLRKFARHYSTGEEIPQKLVESMQGARDMFAATELQRQIFYALVDQTLFGEQPLPHGDISSVVAELKREHTNYGHVEGTHWETRFSHLLNYGAGYYSYLYAKCFAATIWKKLCEEDPLSSTTGLALRTKFLQHGGAREPDALLNDLLGDGIYRYQDGGIMPDISCLCDEMKLVEEYPRQVHLL; translated from the exons ATGCTTTCTGAGGAAGCTAAGAGGGGAGTTAGAAACTTACGTGTTGACTTTGAAAGGGGTGGAATTAATCTCTGCTCTG GGAAATTAGATCGAGTGAACACGCTAAATATTGAAATTTCTCAGCTATGCCGAGA GTACAACGAGAATATTGTCATGGACCCAGGAACTGTTGATATATATCCTTCTTCTCGCATCCCCAGGAATTTGCATTATCTTGTAAAGCCTATACATCGGTCAGTATCATTAATAACCAAGGATTTATCAGGGTCCAGGAGCACCCTTAAAGAGAAAGGATTTCGGATTACAACGGACCCACAAACTCTTTCTTCTGTACTACAATTTTCATCTGATGATGAG GTTAGGAAAATGGTATATATACGAGGAAATTCTGTTCCACATGCAAATGTTGATGTCCTTAAAAGGCTTATATCTGCACGACATGAGCTAGCTCAG ATAATGGGGTGTAGTTCTTATGCTGAATTTTCTATTAAGCCTAACATGGCTTTATCACCAAAAGTTGTAATGTCATTTTTACTCGAAATGAGCAAGATGGTCAAGCCTAAGACTAGAGAG GAGCATAAGTTACTCACGAAATTCAAGAGAGAAAAATGTGGTCAAAGTGATGGAGATTTAAGGCCATGGGATGAGACCTATTACATGACAATGATGAAGTCCTCTGCTTATAAATTGGATGCTTCG GTTGTAGgttcatatttttctctctcgAACTGTATTGAGGGTTTGAAGGTGCTGGTGCAGTCATTGTTTGGTGCAACCTTTCATAGCATCCCTCTAGCACCTGATGAATCTTGGGATTCCCATGTGCTTAAACTATCTCTTCATCATCCCGAAGAG GGTGACTTGGGATATTTGTACCTCGATTTATACTCAAGAAAGGGAAAGTATCCTGGTTGTGCTCACTTTGCAATAAAAGGGGGTCGCAGAATTTCTCAGACAGAATACCAGCTTCCA ATTGTAGCTCTTGTTTGTAACTTTTCGGGATCTCAAAATCCGTCAGCTGTAAGGCTCAGTCATTGGGAAGTAGAAACTCTATTTCATGAGTTTGGACATGCTCTTCATTCTTTGCTTTCAAGAACG GACTACCAGCACTTTTCAGGCACCAGAGCGGTTCTGGATTTTGCTGAAATACCATCCAACCTGTTTGA ATACTATGCATGGGATTATCGAGTTTTGAGAAAATTTGCTAGACACTATTCAACTGGCGAAGAAATTCCTCAGAAGTTGGTTGAGTCAATGCAGGGTGCCAGAGATATGTTTGCTGCAACTGAACTGCAGCGTCag ATCTTCTATGCTCTTGTTGACCAGACACTTTTTGGAGAGCAGCCACTCCCTCATGGTGACATTAGTTCTGTTGTCGCCGAACTGAAAAGAGAGCACACCAATTATGGACATGTGGAAGGCACACATTGGGAGACCCGATTCAGTCATCTTCTTAATTATGGTGCAG GTTATTATAGCTATTTGTATGCTAAGTGTTTTGCTGCAACCATATGGAAGAAACTGTGCGAGGAAGATCCACTTTCATCAACTACAGGATTGGCTTTAAGAACAAAATTCTTACAGCATGGAGGAGCCAGAGAACCAGATGCATTGTTAAATGATCTACTGGGAGATGGAATATACAGGTATCAAGATGGAGGGATAATGCCTGATATTTCATGTCTTTGTGATGAAATGAAGCTGGTTGAGGAATATCCTAGGCAGGTCCATTTGTTGTGA